A section of the Triticum dicoccoides isolate Atlit2015 ecotype Zavitan chromosome 7A, WEW_v2.0, whole genome shotgun sequence genome encodes:
- the LOC119329585 gene encoding probable serine/threonine-protein kinase BSK3, with amino-acid sequence MGAPPWRLLCCCCCRESDRNGVDDLKLKPDAADGEEGAAGDRYDLPPFQDFTFQQLRLATSGFTAENIISESGDKAPNVVYKGKLDAQRRIAVKRFSRSAWPDPRQFMEEAKSVGQLRNKRIVNLLGCCCEADERLLVAEYMPNDTLAKHLFHWESQAMVWPMRLRVVLYLAEALDYCISKERALYHDLNAYRVLFDDDCNPRLSCFGLMKNSRDGKSYSTNLAFTPPEYMRTGTITPESVIYSFGTLLLDVLSGKHIPPSHALDLIRDRNFSMLIDSCLEGQFSNEEGTDLMRLASRCLHYEPRERPNVRSLVLALASLQKDVESQSYDLMDKPRGGAFTLQSIHLSPLAEACSRKDLTAIHEHLETAGYKDDEGTANELSFQMWTNQMQATIDSKKKGDTAFRQKDFSMAIDCYSQFIDVGTMVSPTIYARRCLSYLMNDMPQEALDDAVQALAIFPTWPTAFYLQAAALFSLGKENEAREALKDGSAVETRSKGH; translated from the exons ATGGGGGCGCCGCCGTGGAGGCtgctgtgctgctgctgctgccgcgagTCCGATCGCAACGGGGTGGACGACCTCAAGCTCAAGCCCGACGCCGCCG atggggaggagggggcggcgggggACCGGTACGACCTCCCGCCATTCCAGGACTTCACCTTCCAGCAGCTGCGCCTCGCCACCTCGGGCTTCACCGCCGAGAACATCATCTCCGAAAGCGGCGACAAGGCGCCTAACGTCGTCTACAAGGGCAAGCTCGACGCCCAGCGCCGTATCGCCGTCAAGCGCTTCAGCCGCTCTGCCTGGCCCGACCCGCGCCAGTTCATG GAAGAAGCGAAGTCTGTTGGCcagctccggaacaaaagaatcgtAAATTTGCTTGGTTGTTGCTGTGAAGCCGATGAAAGATTACTTGTTGCTGAGTACATGCCCAACGACACACTGGCGAAGCATCTGTTCCATT GGGAGTCACAGGCAATGGTATGGCCCATGAGATTACGGGTTGTTCTGTATCTTGCCGAGGCTTTAGACTACTGCATAAGCAAGGAGCGGGCTCTCTATCATGATCTTAATGCCTATAGAGTTCTGTTTGATGAT GACTGCAACCCTAGGCTTTCATGTTTCGGCCTAATGAAGAACAGTCGGGATGGCAAAAGTTACAGCACCAATTTGGCATTCACTCCTCCTGAATATATGAGGACTG GAACAATAACTCCGGAAAGTGTCATATACAGCTTTGGCACATTGTTGTTGGATGTTCTTAGTGGGAAGCATATTCCTCCTAGCCAT GCTCTTGACCTGATTCGTGATCGAAACTTCAGTATGCTCATAGACTCCTGTTTAGAGGGCCAATTTTCGAACGAGGAAGGAACAGACCTGATGCGTTTAGCTTCAAGGTGCCTGCATTATGAACCACGAGAGCGGCCTAATGTAAGATCTTTGGTTCTTGCACTGGCTTCTCTTCAGAAGGACGTTGAG TCCCAATCTTATGATCTGATGGATAAGCCCCGTGGTGGTGCATTTACTCTTCAATCAATTCATCTTTCTCCTCTTGCTGAAGCTTGCTCCAGAAAGGATCTTACTGCAATACATGAACATCTAGAAACCGCTGGCTATAAAGATGACGAGGGAACAGCAAATGAG CTCTCATTTCAGATGTGGACTAATCAAATGCAAGCTACAATTGATTCAAAGAAGAAGGGCGACACTGCATTTCGACAAAAGGATTTTAGCATGGCCATTGATTGCTACTCTCAG TTCATTGATGTTGGTACCATGGTTTCACCAACAATTTATGCGAGGCGTTGCTTGTCGTATCTCATGAATGACATGCCACAAGAAGCTCTGGATGATGCAGTGCAGGCTCTGGCGATATTTCCTACATGGCCAACTGCATTTTATCTTCAGGCTGCGGCCCTATTTTCATTAGGAAAAGAAAACGAAGCTCGAGAAGCACTCAAGGATGGTTCGGCTGTGGAGACAAGGAGTAAGGGGCATTGA